The following are encoded in a window of Poecile atricapillus isolate bPoeAtr1 chromosome 3, bPoeAtr1.hap1, whole genome shotgun sequence genomic DNA:
- the LOC131577686 gene encoding protein FAM133-like, with protein MWPSVSQGAEGAVCPGRVCVRAVCVSGPCVCPGRVSGPCVRAVCVSGPCVCPGRVCVRAVCVSGPCVCPGRVCVRAVCVSGPCIRAVCVSGPCVCPSRVCVRAVCVSGPCVCPSRVCIRAVCVSGPCVCPGRVCVRAVCVSGPCGSGCREGGPEAVAGSPSPSGSRAVPGEGRRSRGGRGPSADMDNRKDEKSRTLCATSEEGLKARGKEKRKRKRSRSRSSSVSSTSSSSSTSTSSSSHSSSRSSSSSSRDSPKSKSKKKKKEKHNKKKRKKENKMKKKKEKKKRKEKTGPVQLSKFFKNKKKNENYSMITGKKIKMKIKKTKEDIERDRNRAQLLEFLNSAL; from the exons ATGTGG CCCAGCGTGTCGCAAGGCGCTGAGGGGGCCGTGTGTCCGGGCCGTGTGTGTGTCCGGGCCGTGTGTGTATCCGGGCCGTGTGTGTGTCCGGGCCGTGTGTCCGGGCCGTGTGTCCGGGCCGTGTGTGTGTCCGGGCCGTGTGTGTGTCCGGGCCGTGTGTGTGTCCGGGCCGTGTGTGTATCCGGGCCGTGTGTGTGTCCGGGCCGTGTGTGTGTCCGGGCCGTGTGTGTGTCCGGGCCGTGTATCCGGGCCGTGTGTGTGTCCGGGCCGTGTGTGTGTCCGAGCCGTGTGTGTGTCCGGGCCGTGTGTGTATCCGGGCCGTGTGTGTGTCCGAGCCGTGTGTGTATCCGGGCCGTGTGTGTGTCCGGGCCGTGTGTGTGTCCGGGCCGTGTGTGTGTCCGAGCCGTGTGTGTGTCCGGGCCGTGCGGCTCCGGCTGCCGTGAGGGAGGGCCGGAAGCGGTGgcgggcagccccagcccttccGGGTCGCGGGCGGTGCCGGGCGAGGGGCGGCGGAgccggggcggccgcggccccAGCGCGG ATATGGATAACAGGAAGGATGAAAAAAGTAGGACGCTGTGTGCAACCTCAGAAGAAGGGCTGAAGGCCCGAG gtaaagaaaaaaggaaacgAAAGCGTAGCAGAAGCAGATCCTCATCTGTTTCATCCACATCGTCTTCTAGCAGTACATCCACTTCTTCCTCATCACACTCATCGTCAAGGTCATCTTCCAGTAGTAGTAGAG ATTCTCCTAAGTCTAAgtcaaagaagaagaaaaaagaaaagcacaacaAAAAG aaaaggaaaaaggagaacaaaatgaagaaaaagaaagaaaagaagaaaaggaaagagaaaacaggaCCTGTCCAGCTTTCCAAG ttcttcaaaaacaaaaagaagaatgaaaactACAGCATGataactggaaagaaaattaagatgaaaataaagaagactAAGGAAGATATAGAG agagaccgGAACCGTGCACAGCTCCTGGAATTTCTGAACTCTGCCTTGTAA
- the TRAF5 gene encoding TNF receptor-associated factor 5 isoform X1 codes for MACDEPAALLGIFTRQNSSSTNSLDFEPDADYKFVESLEERYKCAYCHLVLRNPHQTGCGHRFCQQCILALRELNAVPTCPVDKETIKMHEVFKDNCCKREVLNLHVFCKNFPDCNSKIILGRYQEHLQQCLFESMQCTNDGCLDQILRKDLKEHLSQHCKFREERCQYCNTYVVLINIKNHEKNDCPDYPVPCLQNCSQIILKKEIEKHHAVCPEAEVDCPYKQYGCHVKVKRGKLAEHENSALREHMLQILDKNSRLEEQISDLYKSLECKEIKIQQLADAIKKCEKEFRQYTQLFGNNSNLMVSTQALASHLDKSARLESQVKQLIQMANQQQSKLDLRPLFDTIENMKQKIALMETYDQRMVVLEDQSSKHDLQINIHKAQLNKNEERFKLLEGTCYNGKLIWKITDYKMKKKEAVEGRVLSIASQPFYTSRCGYRLCARAYLNGDGSGKGTHISLYFVVMRGEFDSLLLWPFKQKVTLMLLDQSGKKNHIVEVFRADPNSSSFKRPDGEMNIASGCPRFVPHTVLENTKNTYIRDDTLFLKVVVDLTDLEEL; via the exons ATGGCCTGTGACGAACCCGCTGCTCTCTTGGGCATCTTCACGCGGCAGAACTCCTCCAGCACCAACTCTTTGGACTTCGAGCCCGACGCCGACTACAAGTTTGTGGAAAGCCTGGAGGAGCGGTACAAGTGCGCCTACTGCCACCTGGTCCTGCGCAATCCCCACCAGACGGGATGCGGGCACCGCTTCTGCCAGCAGTGCATTCTTGCTCTGAG AGAGTTAAATGCAGTACCCACCTGTCCTGTCGacaaagaaacaataaaaatgcaTGAG GTATTCAAAGACAACTGCTGTAAAAGAGAAGTTCTCAACTTGCATGTGTTCTGCAAAAACTTCCCTGACTGCAATTCAAAAATAATTCTGGGACGATATCAG GAGCATCTGCAGCAGTGTTTGTTTGAAAGCATGCAATGCACTAATGATGGGTGTCTGGATCAAATTCTTCGCAAAGACTTGAAAGAGCACTTGAGCCAGCACTGTAAATTCCGGGAAGAGAGGTGCCAGTACTGTAATACATATGTGGTGTTAATTAACATAAAG aacCATGAGAAAAATGACTGTCCTGATTATCCTGTGCCTTGTCTCCAAAACTGTTCacaaataattctgaaaaaagag ATTGAAAAGCACCATGCTGTGTGTCCCGAGGCAGAAGTGGACTGTCCATATAAGCAGTACGGCTGTCATGTAAAG GTTAAAAGAGGGAAACTTGCTGAACATGAAAACAGTGCCCTGAGGGAACACATGCTGCAGATTTTAGACAAGAACTCCCGACTGGAAGAACAG aTATCTGACCTGTATAAGAGCCTGGAATGTAAAGAGATTAAAATCCAGCAGCTAGCAGATGCCATTAAGAAGTGTGAGAAAGAATTCAGACAGTATACACAATTGTTTGGTAACAATAGCAACTTGATGGTAAGCACTCAG GCTCTGGCTAGTCACCTGGATAAGTCTGCACGCCTGGAATCACAAGTGAAACAGCTAATACAGATGGCAAACCAGCAGCAAAGTAAATTAGACCTGCGGCCCCTGTTTGACACAATTGAAAACATGAAACAGAAGATTGCCCTGATGGAGACGTACGACCAGCGTATGG TTGTTTTGGAAGATCAGTCCAGCAAACATGATCTCCAGATCAATATTCACAAAGCACAGCTCAATAAAAATGAAGAACGATTTAAGCTTTTGGAAGGCACGTGCTACAATGGGAAGTTAATCTGGAAAATCACAGACtacaagatgaagaaaaaagaggCAGTGGAGGGCCGTGTGCTGTCCATAGCCAGCCAGCCCTTCTACACCAGCCGCTGTGGGTACAGGTTGTGTGCGAGAGCCTACCTGAACGGGGACGGCTCGGGAAAGGGAACGCACATCTCCCTCTACTTCGTGGTCATGAGGGGAGAGTTTGACTCACTACTGCTGTGGCCTTTCAAGCAGAAGGTTACACTTATGCTTTTGGAccaaagtgggaaaaaaaatcacattgtgGAAGTCTTTAGAGCTGACCCCAACAGCAGCAGTTTCAAAAGGCCAGATGGAGAAATGAATATTGCCTCCGGCTGTCCACGCTTCGTGCCACACACCGTCCTGGAGAACACAAAGAACACCTACATCAGAGATGACACTCTCTTTTTGAAAGTGGTCGTGGATCTAACTGATCTGGAGGAACTGTGA
- the TRAF5 gene encoding TNF receptor-associated factor 5 isoform X2, whose amino-acid sequence MRAPLLPAVHSCSEVFKDNCCKREVLNLHVFCKNFPDCNSKIILGRYQEHLQQCLFESMQCTNDGCLDQILRKDLKEHLSQHCKFREERCQYCNTYVVLINIKNHEKNDCPDYPVPCLQNCSQIILKKEIEKHHAVCPEAEVDCPYKQYGCHVKVKRGKLAEHENSALREHMLQILDKNSRLEEQISDLYKSLECKEIKIQQLADAIKKCEKEFRQYTQLFGNNSNLMVSTQALASHLDKSARLESQVKQLIQMANQQQSKLDLRPLFDTIENMKQKIALMETYDQRMVVLEDQSSKHDLQINIHKAQLNKNEERFKLLEGTCYNGKLIWKITDYKMKKKEAVEGRVLSIASQPFYTSRCGYRLCARAYLNGDGSGKGTHISLYFVVMRGEFDSLLLWPFKQKVTLMLLDQSGKKNHIVEVFRADPNSSSFKRPDGEMNIASGCPRFVPHTVLENTKNTYIRDDTLFLKVVVDLTDLEEL is encoded by the exons ATGCGGGCACCGCTTCTGCCAGCAGTGCATTCTTGCTCTGAG GTATTCAAAGACAACTGCTGTAAAAGAGAAGTTCTCAACTTGCATGTGTTCTGCAAAAACTTCCCTGACTGCAATTCAAAAATAATTCTGGGACGATATCAG GAGCATCTGCAGCAGTGTTTGTTTGAAAGCATGCAATGCACTAATGATGGGTGTCTGGATCAAATTCTTCGCAAAGACTTGAAAGAGCACTTGAGCCAGCACTGTAAATTCCGGGAAGAGAGGTGCCAGTACTGTAATACATATGTGGTGTTAATTAACATAAAG aacCATGAGAAAAATGACTGTCCTGATTATCCTGTGCCTTGTCTCCAAAACTGTTCacaaataattctgaaaaaagag ATTGAAAAGCACCATGCTGTGTGTCCCGAGGCAGAAGTGGACTGTCCATATAAGCAGTACGGCTGTCATGTAAAG GTTAAAAGAGGGAAACTTGCTGAACATGAAAACAGTGCCCTGAGGGAACACATGCTGCAGATTTTAGACAAGAACTCCCGACTGGAAGAACAG aTATCTGACCTGTATAAGAGCCTGGAATGTAAAGAGATTAAAATCCAGCAGCTAGCAGATGCCATTAAGAAGTGTGAGAAAGAATTCAGACAGTATACACAATTGTTTGGTAACAATAGCAACTTGATGGTAAGCACTCAG GCTCTGGCTAGTCACCTGGATAAGTCTGCACGCCTGGAATCACAAGTGAAACAGCTAATACAGATGGCAAACCAGCAGCAAAGTAAATTAGACCTGCGGCCCCTGTTTGACACAATTGAAAACATGAAACAGAAGATTGCCCTGATGGAGACGTACGACCAGCGTATGG TTGTTTTGGAAGATCAGTCCAGCAAACATGATCTCCAGATCAATATTCACAAAGCACAGCTCAATAAAAATGAAGAACGATTTAAGCTTTTGGAAGGCACGTGCTACAATGGGAAGTTAATCTGGAAAATCACAGACtacaagatgaagaaaaaagaggCAGTGGAGGGCCGTGTGCTGTCCATAGCCAGCCAGCCCTTCTACACCAGCCGCTGTGGGTACAGGTTGTGTGCGAGAGCCTACCTGAACGGGGACGGCTCGGGAAAGGGAACGCACATCTCCCTCTACTTCGTGGTCATGAGGGGAGAGTTTGACTCACTACTGCTGTGGCCTTTCAAGCAGAAGGTTACACTTATGCTTTTGGAccaaagtgggaaaaaaaatcacattgtgGAAGTCTTTAGAGCTGACCCCAACAGCAGCAGTTTCAAAAGGCCAGATGGAGAAATGAATATTGCCTCCGGCTGTCCACGCTTCGTGCCACACACCGTCCTGGAGAACACAAAGAACACCTACATCAGAGATGACACTCTCTTTTTGAAAGTGGTCGTGGATCTAACTGATCTGGAGGAACTGTGA